The DNA segment AATAAAGCTTAACCGTATTTCGAGGGAAATGTTATATAATGTTGTTTAATATTCTATATTACCTGGTGGTGTTGTGTACGTGGATATATTCTATATGTTCTTTTGGATATTGCTGTTTTTGATGTTTATATCTCCTCAGCTTCAATTTAGGCAGCTGAAAGCGGCAAGGCTGAGCCTTATAAAGAGAATGGAGAAAAAATACGGTTTCAGAGTTGTAACTATGATACATAGGCAGGAAAGAATAAGCTTTTTAGGAATACCTATTTACAGATTTATAGATATAGAAGATTCTGAGGAAGTAATTAGAGCTATCAGATCAACGCCTCCTGACGTGCCAATAGCTTTAATATTGCATACTCCTGGCGGTTTAGTTCTAGCGGCGACTCAGATTGCTGAGGCTTTGAAGAGACATAAAGGAAAGAAAATAGTGATAGTACCTCACTACGCAATGTCCGGTGGAACCTTAATTTCTTTAGCTGCTGATGAAATTTGGATGGACCCAAATGCTGTATTAGGTCCTTTAGACCCCCAGCTTATGTCAGGCAAGGGTTTGTCCCTTCCTGCTCCTTCTATAATTAAAGCTGTCGAACTGAAAGGCGTTGAGAAAGTTTCAGATGAAACGCTGATACTGGCGGATGTGGCTCAGAAAGCTTTACGACAGCTGCAGGAGATCGTTTACGATCTCATAAAAGATAAAATGGATGAAGAAAAAGCTAGAGAATTGGCTAAAGTTTTGACGGAAGGTAGATGGACCCATGATTATCCTATCACTGCATCTAAAGCTAAAGAACTTGGATTGCCTGTGATTATGAAAGTTCCGGAGGAAGTATATGCTCTTCTCGAATTATATCCGCAAACAATCCAAGCTAGGCCTGGAATAGAGTATATACCATATCCATATCATCCAGTTCCTCAAAGAAGAATAGGCGAAAAAGAAACAGCTACTTTATAACATTTTCTATATAAGAAATTGGTACTTCTAAATATGCATTACTGTTTTTTGTTTTTAAAATTATTCCTGTATCTCCGATTTCTGTGACATTCTTAGCTATTAATTCCTTAATCACATCTTCCAGACGCGAGTATTTTATCGACGGCGTGAAGTAACGATATAATGCTCTAATTTCGATCATTACCTTTTGTTGATTTGTTAGTTTTAGGAAAGAAATTATTCTTTTACTATGAACGGTTAAATAATTGTTTAATGCTTGGATTAAAACTTCTATTGTCGTGTCAGCCATTCCATAACCTTAAGTACGTTATTTTCGTATTTTAGACCATCAATTAAACGGAGAGTTAAGGCTTCCACTTCCTTATCATATCTTTCTCTAAACTCCACGTCTTCATTGTATAGTTCTACAATAGATTCTCTCAAAAATCTTCTATCTTCAGAGTCTCTGAGATTTAATGCGATAAACGAATAATATCTGAAAAAGTCCGCTCTAGAGTCTTTTTCCTCTCTAACACCTGTAGAAACTTCCTTTTCATATAGTTCAAGCTGGGCTTTAAGCTCTGGAGATGCCAATATTCCATCTTGTTCTATTTGTTTTTTCAGAAAATCGTACACATTATCGAAAATTGTCTCGAATAGCTCTCTTTGCCTAGTTCCTTTAGGATACGAAGCCAGTAGGTCAAAAAGCAGTTCGATGTAGACTCCTGATATCTTATATTTTATCGCTCCGCCTGTGGCTTTTAACAGCGCCTCATATGTACCTATACCCTTACCGCTGTAGGGTGTTGTTCCGCTTCCAGAGTGTATCGATATTAGTGAACCAAAAGATTTTGCTATCGCGGATAAGCGATCTACCCTTCTTTCAAGACTTTTCAGGTCTCCGCTATAATCCTTCCTCTTTTTAAAGCCTATATTGGGAGCTATAAAATCGGGTCTAATACCCATCTCCCACAGCTCTTTCATGTAAAACAACATTTCTTTGGGATCCGTAAGAACCGGCGTTTCATCAAATGCTATTTCAACTCCAAACGGTTTAGTCATTTTACTTTTTATGTAATCATATATTAACTTGGTTGCTTTCAAACTTTCAACATATTTTATGGCAAATTTCATTACTTCTTCTTGAGAGAAGTTATACTTGTAGGGAATTCCCAATTCGCCTATGAAAATGTATTCTCTACTGCTATAACGCTTTAGGATATCCTTTGCGCAATCTCCAAAAATTTCAAAAAACATTGATTTGACCTGTTCATGACCTAGATTTTCTACAGAATAATCAATAAGGAAGCATGTGTCGATCGTATAAAAGTTTACATATCCCGTTGAAACAGCTTCATCAATTTCCGCTTTTACATAGTTTATCGATTTTTCTAGCTCTTCTTTGCTCATCCTATATTCGTACTTTACCTCGGATATTCTTTTAACGGCTTCAGCTGAGGAGGGCGCTATTGTAAGGTGGTCGGCTTCTATTTCTACGATTAAACCTTCTCTAATAGAGGCTTCAGCCGCCATGGTCATGTACTTCCTTATCGAGGTGCCAGTATGTCCTTGTGTAATCTCATACTTTCCATAAGGCGCGTTTATAACCCACTCGGGCGCGGTCTCTCTTCCGAATGAAAGCATCAATCCACCAGCAACGTTTCGTTTTTTGAATGCTTTGAGGATGCCCGGTAAAAGTATTTCTGGAATTCTAATACCTAATGCTGGATGACCGACAGGTCCTAAATAGGTTGGACCGACAACTTGACTCAAGCTTCTCCCCAGTAAATTTAACAAGAATTCTTTAATAAAGTCTGTTTTGTTGTTTAATTGTGATCGCTGGAATAGACGAAGCAGGTAAAGGACCTGTATTGGGACCTATGGTTGTTACATGTTTAGTCTTTGATGAAAATAGAATTAAAGAACTGGAAGCTATAGGGGTTAAAGATTCTAAAATGCTTTCCAAGAAAACACGCGAGGAGCTGTTTGAGCTGATACTTAAGCTTTCCAAAGAGGTAATTTTTAGGATAATACAGCCTTACGAGAT comes from the Thermoproteales archaeon genome and includes:
- a CDS encoding ATP-dependent Clp protease proteolytic subunit: MFFWILLFLMFISPQLQFRQLKAARLSLIKRMEKKYGFRVVTMIHRQERISFLGIPIYRFIDIEDSEEVIRAIRSTPPDVPIALILHTPGGLVLAATQIAEALKRHKGKKIVIVPHYAMSGGTLISLAADEIWMDPNAVLGPLDPQLMSGKGLSLPAPSIIKAVELKGVEKVSDETLILADVAQKALRQLQEIVYDLIKDKMDEEKARELAKVLTEGRWTHDYPITASKAKELGLPVIMKVPEEVYALLELYPQTIQARPGIEYIPYPYHPVPQRRIGEKETATL